One Synergistaceae bacterium DNA segment encodes these proteins:
- a CDS encoding transporter substrate-binding domain-containing protein — MYKKFFVLALCVSILACSCAANAEGLKISILSKSQVNEHFNTKASLESSWLWSLMSREHGEYDEYIDAEDLTSMIMAFESGKVNEIDLPQIVAEYVLAQNPNYEVCCVMRAENIYFAFGFLKEKNAVLWQNFNYALRLLRQNGTLQDLQEKYLANPGQNTPESIKFDSFPNAQTVKFAVTGDIPPIDYTAADGTPAGFNAAILAEIGRILKINIEIINVQAGAKTAALTSGRADGVFWYMVSTNKEHRFVDDKIILTSDPYYMFNIFVHLRKK, encoded by the coding sequence ATGTATAAAAAATTTTTCGTGCTTGCTTTATGCGTGAGTATTCTTGCGTGTTCGTGTGCGGCAAATGCTGAAGGACTCAAAATCAGCATTCTTTCAAAATCTCAAGTGAACGAACATTTTAATACTAAAGCGAGTCTTGAATCTTCTTGGCTCTGGTCACTAATGAGTCGCGAACACGGCGAATATGACGAATATATAGACGCTGAAGATCTAACAAGTATGATAATGGCTTTCGAGTCCGGAAAAGTCAACGAGATTGATTTGCCGCAAATTGTTGCAGAATATGTGCTGGCACAGAATCCAAATTATGAAGTCTGCTGCGTAATGCGTGCTGAAAATATATATTTTGCGTTCGGTTTCCTGAAAGAAAAAAATGCAGTACTCTGGCAAAATTTTAATTACGCGTTGAGACTCTTGCGTCAAAATGGCACTCTTCAGGATTTACAGGAAAAATATTTAGCTAATCCCGGGCAAAATACGCCTGAATCAATAAAATTTGACTCATTCCCGAACGCTCAAACTGTAAAATTTGCTGTAACAGGCGACATTCCCCCGATTGATTATACTGCAGCGGACGGGACTCCAGCAGGTTTTAACGCCGCAATCTTAGCAGAAATAGGCCGAATCCTTAAAATTAATATTGAAATTATCAACGTTCAAGCAGGTGCAAAAACTGCCGCTCTTACATCAGGACGCGCTGACGGAGTTTTCTGGTACATGGTAAGCACTAATAAAGAACATAGATTTGTCGACGATAAGATTATATTAACGTCAGATCCCTATTACATGTTTAATATATTTGTGCATTTACGCAAAAAATAA
- a CDS encoding ChbG/HpnK family deacetylase, with protein MKKLIVNADDFGRHELINAGIERAFTSGICRSASIMAGGSAFDDAVKIAKSHKNLGIGVHFTLVMGNSVLPHSEIPSLVDNNGKFCDDYIIFAKRYLTGRISINEIRRELSAQLPKIISSRLKISHVDSHQHIHVLPGILEIIMDLADKANIHAIRIPQIKGLNFSVGKMGLKILSLIANIRQQERGLLFLIILRE; from the coding sequence TTTTGGACGGCATGAATTAATTAATGCTGGAATAGAGCGGGCTTTTACTAGCGGGATTTGCCGTTCAGCTTCAATAATGGCAGGCGGATCAGCTTTTGATGATGCCGTAAAAATTGCTAAATCTCATAAAAATTTAGGGATCGGAGTGCATTTTACATTAGTTATGGGAAATTCAGTCCTGCCGCATTCTGAGATTCCTTCACTTGTTGATAATAACGGAAAATTTTGCGATGATTATATTATATTTGCGAAACGTTATTTAACTGGGAGAATATCAATAAATGAAATCAGGCGCGAACTTTCTGCACAACTCCCAAAAATTATTAGCTCGCGTTTGAAAATATCTCATGTTGATAGTCATCAGCATATACACGTTTTGCCCGGAATTCTTGAAATAATTATGGATCTTGCAGACAAAGCAAATATTCACGCTATACGGATCCCGCAAATTAAAGGATTAAATTTTTCAGTCGGGAAAATGGGCTTAAAGATTCTCTCTTTAATTGCAAATATAAGGCAGCAAGAAAGGGGTTTGCTTTTCCTGATCATTTTGCGGGAATAG